The DNA segment TTCCAATGAGATGAGTAGAATTAAAAACATGTTTAAGCAGATGATGGAGAAGAACGCCGACTCCGAGGCTCAAATAGCCTCGCACAACACTTCTATTggaaatttggaggttcaactaggccaaatctcacaagcgTTGAACACTCGTCCTAAGGGAGGGGCACTATctagtgatacggtggtgaactCGAAGGGTGGAAATAATATGGGACATGGTATGGCCATGACTATTAGAAGTGGAAAAGGTGGAGATGCAACCACCTCGAATCAAAGAAGGATTGTGGATGAAAATGTTATTGTTCAAGAGGATGAAATCCCAAGCAATGTGGTTCAAGCTAatgaagaagtgagaattgatatagATGAAAACGTGGAGGAGACGCAAGAAGAGGTGAACCAATCTAGGGAACATGTAATTGACATACCGGAACCAGTGGTCCCAAAAGCTAAGGCAccaatgccaaggcctcctcctacATACCCTCAAAGGCTTACAAAGCAAAACAGtgagaaccaattcaaaaagtttattgatatgatgaagagtttgtccATAAATGTGCCATTGGTTGAGGAATTGGAGCAAATGTCGAGacatgcaaaattcatgaaagatttggtaaccAAAAAAAGATCAatgaattgtgaaactatcaagatgactcatcaagtgagtgctattGTGCACTCATTGTCTCCAAAGCTGGAAGATCCGAGCGCTTTCACAATCCCTTACACTATTGGGAGCGCCGATTTTGCCAAAGCATTATGTGATCTCGgggaaagtatcaacttgatTCCCTACTCTGCgttcaaaactttgggaattgggcaaccaagacccacatccatgaggttgcaaatggcagaTCGGACAATGAAGAGAACTTtaggcattattgatgatgtattGGTTAGAGTGGACAAGTTCATCCTCCTAGtagattttgtgatcttagattgtgaagtggactatgaggagCCTATTGttttgggtagacctttccttaCTACGGGGAAGGGGCTTGTTGATGTGGAGGCCGATGAGCTCACTTTTCGAGTGGGTGACAAAAAGGTGGTCTTCCATATGTGCAAATTAATGAGGCAACCGAATAGTAATGAAGTTTGCTCATTTGTGGATTTGGTGGCCGACGTGATATTTGATGATGCTAGTGCAACAATGAATGTTGTGGACAAATTGGATGCAGTTTTGCTCAatcttgatgatgatgaggagagTGATGGATATGTGGAGTGTGTAAATGCATTGCAAGGCATAGGGTCGTATACTTATGAGCCCCGAAAGCTATCTTTAGATCTAGAAAACCTGAAGACTCCTCCAACAaggccctcaatcgaggagccttctaccttggagttaaagccattgccacCGCACCCCAGGTATAAATTCCTTGGCCCTTCTTCTattttaccagttattctttcttcgtgCTTAACTACATACAGGTAGAGTCCAATTTTGAGGTGCTACAAAGGAGGAAAAGGGCAATCGGTTGGACTTTGATGGATATCCGGGGCATAAGTCCCCcctttgtatgcacaagattatctTGGAGGAGGGTGACAAATCCTCCGTTGAACATCAAATAAGATTAAATGAAGCAACgtaagaggtggtgaagaaggagataatcaagtggttagatgccggggttgtctaccccatttcCGATAGCTCGTAGACCTCTTCGGTGCAATGTGTCCCAGAGAAATGGGGCATGACTGTGGTGACAAATGACAAGAATAAGTTGATCCCAACAAGAACCGTCACAGGTGGAGAGTGTGCACGGACTATAGGAAGCTCAACAAGGTCACTCGGAAAGATCATTTCCTGCTTCCgtttcttgaccaaatgcttgataggttggccggacgtgctttttattgcttcctTGATGGATACTccggctataaccaaattcttattgctcccGAGGACCAATAGAAGACcactttcacatgtccttatgatACTTTCTCGTTTTcaaggatgccttttgggttgtgtaatgcactgacaacttttcaacggtgtatgatggctattttcactggCATGGTGGAGGACATTCTTGAGgtttttatggatgatttttctatgGTTGGGAATTTGTTTGATGATTGTTTGAAAAATTTGGATAGGGTATTGGCTagatgtgtggagacaaatttagtattgaattgggagaagtgtcacttcatggttgaggaaggcattgtcctcggccataaaatttcaaaacatggcatTGAGGTTGACCAAGCCAAAATTGAGGTGATCTCCAAACTCCCTCCTCCTACATCTGTGAAGGGAGTGAGGTGCTTCTTGGGTCATGCGGTCGCCCATTCATAAAGGACTTTTCCAAGGTGGTGAACCCATTGTGCAAACTTTTGAAGAAGTATGCCAAGTTCCACTTTAATGAAGATTGTATGAAGGCGTTTGAGTTGCttaagttcaagttgactactactcatATTGTCACCGCACcagattggagcttgccttttgagctcatgtgttatgctagtgatgttgcgatTGGAGCGGTGTTGGAGCCaagaatcaacaaaatcttccatccagtctactatgctagcaagaccatgaatgatgcccaagtcaactacatAGTGATCGAGAAGGATCTACTTGCTATagtttttgccatggagaagttcTGACCGTATTTGATGGGTACTAAGGTGATTATTCACACGGACCATGCGGTGCTTCGGTAGttgatgagcaagaaagattctaaGGCAAGGTTGATGTGGTGGGTGCTTCtttttcaagagtttgatctagagattcaagaccacaagggtagtgagaatcaattggtggaccacttgtcccattttAGAGGAGGAGGGGATATGACAACCTTGATATCAAtaattcatttcccgatgagcaaATCCTATCCGTTTCAAACTCgggatgccatggtttgccgatctACCCAATTATCTTGTGAGAGGCATTGTACcaaatgagttctcttcaaaccaaaggaagaagctcaaacatgATGGCTTGgatattgggatgagccgtatatTTTCCGGATATATACCGATAGTGTGATCCGGCGATGTGTGTCGAAAGAAGAACAAATGGGAATTCTTGAATCTTGCCACTCTTCACTGTATGATGGTCATCATGATGGAGCTAGAACGAGTGCAAAGGTTTTGACTtatggattctattggcctacccTCTACAAGGACGAGTGAACTTTTCAAGcattgtgatgaatgccaaagggcCGGTGGGATTTCTAAGAAGAATGAGATGCCCCTTACAACCATTCTAGAGATTGATATCTTTGATATTtggggtattgatttcatgggaccgtttgtaagctcttgtgggaacacttacattttggtagctgtggactatgtgtccaaatgggttgaagccatggctttacccaacaatgaagctCCAAGTGTGGTGGCTTTCTTGAAAAAgaacatcttcacaaggtttggtactccgagggccattattagtgatgggggtttgCACTTTTGTAATCGGGCTTTTGATACCTTGCTGACAAtgtatggtgtcactcataaagtctCAACCCCTACCATCCTCAAGCAAGCAAACAggttgaagtctccaaccgggagatcaagagtattttgtcaaagactGTGAATGCCAATCGAATAGAAtggtcaagaaaacttgatgatgcttttTTGGTCTTATAGGACGGCCTACAAGATGCCGATTGGGATGTCTCCATAtcgattggtgtttgggaaggcgtgTCATCTTCTGGTATAacttgagcataaggccatgtgggcgttGAAAAAGTTGAACCTTGAATGGGATGTCGCTGCAAATCTAAGAGTGACACATTTGAATGAGATTGATGAATTCCGGTATCATGCCTACACAAGTTCATCCtttacaaggagaagatgaagtacctccatgacaagtaaATCTACAACAAGGTGATTTGGTGCTATTGTTCAATTGCTGGTTAAGGATGTTTCCGGGCAAGTtaaaatcaaaatggagtgggccCTTTGAAGTAGTGAACGTAACCCCCTTTGGTGCACTAGATTTGAAAAATAGAATGATGAGgtttttagagtcaatgggcactgGGTTAAAATTATCTtggcaaggttgatgatggccacattgtggtggttcttcatttcaagtgattggtaatttgcgtcgtgccgcgacgttaaatcaggtgcttcttgggaggcaagccatgtctttttctttcttttgtttttttgcttTAGATTAGATAGACCTTGTTTAGTGCTAACCGGTTTTGAAGTGTATGCAGGATTGGGTGTGCATTGTAGGGACTGTGCAtgaaaaatttggctaagtgtCAAAATGCATAGTCTTTGAAGTTGGCCTGTCAAAATTGCTTAAGGAATTACGGTCCCACAcatttttgtacggtccgcactgaTGCTGCGGCCGCACTCATTATTGTGCAGTCCATAGCCAGTAGTCTCAAGGGCAGGTAAGGAGTGCGGTCAACAttagaattatgcggccgcactcagGTCAAACTGTGGGTCCGACGGGTCAATAGTATAAATATAACTTTTCTCATCTGTTTACACTTTTACGACCCTAAACTCAAAATGCTACAGTGCATCCCATTTGTTCTCATTCTTCTCTCATTACATCGACTTAGATTCTCACCTTCTTCTTCACTACTTGTATGCTAATCTCTTAATTAGATTCTTCCTCTTTTGTTTGTGTTGTTCTTAGATTTAAGGTTAATTACATGCTCAAAAATGTCAGTATCTCATTGTTTTTGCTTAAAATCGTGTGGGTAGCTTGTCGAATGTTAATTGGGGTATGCGTAATTAGCTAATGAGGTTTGGTTGCTAACACCATGTCAATTAGAGAATAAAAATGCATGAAACCTAGGTCAGTGCCACAAATATTTGAATTGTGCATccgcacacatttttgtgcggtccgtagtaGAGGCTATGCATCCGCACATACTTTTGTGAGGTCCGCAGTCCTCTAAGTTAGGAAAAAGGAGAGCTTCACATATGCGGTCGCACTCAAAATTATGCGGTCCTCAATGGTCTTGTGCGGTCGAACTCATTTTTGCGCGGTCCGCAATGATGGAACTTCAAAGACCCCAGTAGTCTGAACCTGGGGCTCTGCGGCCACACTCATTTTTGTGTGGTCTGCAATGGACACTCTGCAGCCCGCAATGGGCACTCTACGGCCGTACCctattttgtacggtccgcactgtCCTTCTAAGACACTTTTACCGCAACTTTCCATCCTGCCTCTGTATACATTATAACCTTCAATTGTCACTGATTCTTGTTCTTATGTGTTGCAAACAATGGTTCGCTCATGTGGTAAAGGTGATCTATCAGAAGGGAGGGCAGAACCCTCCCAAGGCCGGGGTCAAGGTAAAATCAGCCTACCTCTTGCACTTCAAAGGGTTATAAGTAAGAAAGCAACAACAAATAGAGCCCCTAATACCTCAGAAACCAGTAAGTACGTCCTATCCGGGGAAGCTTCTGAGGGTAATTCTGTGCAAGCACAGCCGGAAGCACAGTCACAACAAGAAGCCCAATCACAACACTTCCAAAGGAGATTTCATTTAGTCGATGAGTCTTCTTCAGCTTCCAGTTCGTCTAAGGGTTCAGAAGAGGGCAGCCAAGACTCAGATCCCTCTTCCGCACATGCTCCCCCTGCTCCAATAAActtagatgatgatgatgttcTAGATAATGGGAGGGGGGGAGATACTACTGTGCCGGGGTTTGAAATATCAAGGAGGCCGGAGATATAGGAGGACAAGTTTGTTAGTGCCAATGCCTTTGCCAAGTTCAGGGAATGATGGCCACATAGGTCGCTCACTCTTGAGCGACAGTTTTTAATGAAAGACCTGAGCAAGCATAACTCTAATGTCCTTAGACAATTTGAGGAGCGGAGTGGTTAGAAATGGTTCACCAATACTATCTTAGAAGCAAATGAGTACCTGGTAAAGGAATTCTACGCAAATGTCGCTCACATAAAAAAGGGTACTAAGGTAACCAAAGTGCGGAATCTGAAAATCCGCTTTGACCCCGTTGCACTGAACAAATATGTAGGTTTTGAAGAAGTGGAGGAAGTGTGGTATTTGGAGAAGCTAGACTTGGGTAATGTGG comes from the Nicotiana sylvestris chromosome 4, ASM39365v2, whole genome shotgun sequence genome and includes:
- the LOC138889998 gene encoding uncharacterized protein, with the protein product MIVIMIKVIHSMSKTKKFNMSTIIKVKETMLKEKTNNNGGHKGTKVIETTKTTKAIGVVVILIKEIGTTKEIKAIGVTTIKATGEMMEKNADSEAQIASHNTSIGNLEVQLGQISQALNTRPKGGALSSDTVVNSKGGNNMGHGMAMTIRSGKGGDATTSNQRRIVDENVIVQEDEIPSNVVQANEEVRIDIDENVEETQEEVNQSREHVIDIPEPVVPKAKAPMPRPPPTYPQRLTKQNSENQFKKFIDMMKSLSINVPLVEELEQMSRHAKFMKDLVTKKRSMNCETIKMTHQVSAIVHSLSPKLEDPSAFTIPYTIGSADFAKALCDLGESINLIPYSAFKTLGIGQPRPTSMRLQMADRTMKRTLGIIDDVLVRVDKFILLVDFVILDCEVDYEEPIVLGRPFLTTGKGLVDVEADELTFRVGDKKVVFHMCKLMRQPNSNEVCSFVDLVADVIFDDASATMNVVDKLDAVLLNLDDDEESDGYVECVNALQGIGSYTYEPRKLSLDLENLKTPPTRPSIEEPSTLELKPLPPHPRMPFGLCNALTTFQRCMMAIFTGMVEDILEVFMDDFSMVGNLFDDCLKNLDRVLARCVETNLVLNWEKCHFMVEEGIVLGHKISKHGIEVDQAKIEVISKLPPPTSVKGKYAKFHFNEDCMKAFELLKFKLTTTHIVTAPDWSLPFELMCYASDVAIGAVLEPRINKIFHPVYYASKTMNDAQVNYIVIEKDLLAIVFAMEKF